DNA sequence from the Thiobacillus sp. SCUT-2 genome:
TGCGTCGCGCTGTATTACGTGTTCCTCAACATGAAGGTCCGGGACAACCCGACCTACAGCATCCACGGCGTGAACGCCCTGGCACGCAGGCTGTGGGTCGAGCACATCATGCGCAGCAATTCCGCCAAGGACATCATGGCCGTGCAGACGCTGCGCAACTTCATCATGGCCCCCTCCCTCATGGCCTCCACGGCGGGGCTGCTGATCATCGGCACGCTGACCCTGTCCGGCCAGGCGGAAAACATCTCGCACAGCTGGCATGTGCTCAGCATCGGCGGATCGCATGCGACCCAGCTGTGGATCCTGAAGGTCATGCTGCTGCTGGTCGATTTCATCGTCGCCTTCTTCGCCTTCGCCATGTCCGTGCGCCTTGCCAATCACGTGCTCTTCATGGTGAACGTCCCTGAGCACGGCACCCATCACGCGCTTTCCCCCCGTGCGGTCGCCCACCGCCTGAACCGGGCCGGCAACATGTTCGCGATCGGCATGCGGGCCTTCTTCTTCGCCATCCCGCTGGTGTTCTGGCTGTTCGGCCCCTACTTCCTGCTGATTTCGTCGATCGGACTGGTGCTTGCCCTGCACCGGCTCGACCGCAGCGAATGCGAAGAAGTCCGCATGTCGGGCGGAGAACCGGCTGCGGCAGCCCAGGGCGCGCCCGTGCTCTCGATGCACGCCAAGCACGCCAAGTAATCCGATTTGCGTCGCGCGGGGCATGCGTTCGGCAGCCCCGCTCGACGCCGCCCCGATCAGGGGCGCGTCCTGTAGAAGGTCAGCGGCACGCCGCTTTTCGCGACGGCCGGCTTCAATTTCCCCATCACGTGCATTTCGCAGCGCTTGCAGTCGAAGCGCAGCGTGAGCTTCTCGCTGCCGTTGACGAGCGCGAGCGGCGCCGCGCGCACCGTCCCCTGCACGCCGGTGACGCCCTTTGCCTGCTTCGGGCACAGGCTCAACGAGTAGCGCACGCAGTGCTTCGTGATCATCAGCGACGCCTCGCCGGTCTCCTCGTGGCTCTCGTACGCGGCGGCGATCATCTTGACGCCGTGCTTGGCGTAGAAGTCGCGCGCCCTGTGGTTGTACACGTTGGCGAGGTAGCTGAGGCTGTCTTCCGGATAGGCCGCCGGCGGATCGACCGGCTGCGCCCGCGGCGGCCGTGCATAGGCCCGGGCCCTGGCCGTCTCCAGCGCGGCGACGGCGTCGCGCCGCAAGGCGTTGACGAAGGAAGCCGGCAGGAACCAGGGCTGGGCAAGGTCGAGCCCGATGTCCATCGCCTCGAAGACGGTCGTGCCGAGCTTGCCGAGATGGTCGCGCAGCGTCGCCTCGGCACGGGCGGCGTCCTTCGCCGCTTCCTTGCCGTGCGCCGCCGTCACGGTCGCGCTGACACCATCCGCGTCGGTCAGGGTCAGCGCGAAGCCGTCCGCGGTCTCGGCCAGCCGCAGCCACACGCCGATGCGGCGCTCGGCCGACGGTTTCTCCAGCATGCGCAGCCAGGCCATGTCGCGGTTGCGGTTGACCTGGGTTCCCACACGTAGATCCTTGAAGCTCGCCAGCGGATCCCTGGGGAACACGCGCCACCTGCCCTCGCCGGTTCTTTCGGCGCGGTTGATCGCCAGTCCCGCGAGTTCCTTCTGCAGCGTGTAGTAGCAGAGACCGTCGCCGTTGTTGAGCGCGGCCTCGGGCGAATCGGTTTCGAGCTCGACCCATTTGTCGCCGAGCCTCGTCACGTGGCCGATCGGCAGCCCGGGGTTCTTCGGCGTGTCGAAGGCGCCGATGTCGATCTTGCGGCCACCGACGAAGTAGTCGGTGAACTCGCGGTTGAAGTTCTGGTTGGGGTCGGGGGTGAAGGCAAACGTGGTACGACCGCTGGAGCTGCGGGCGAACTCCGGGCGGCGCTCGATCAGCCCGTCGAGCAGCCTGCGGTAGTGGGCGGTGATGTTCTTCACGTAGCCCATGTCCTTGTAGCGCCCCTCGATCTTGAAGCTGCGGATGCCGGCGTCGACGAGCGCCTCCAGATTGGCGCTCTGGTTGTTGTCCTTCATCGACAGCACGTGCTTGTCGTGCGCGACGATGCGCCCCTCCAGGTCGGTGACCTGGTACGGCAGGCGGCAGGCCTGCGAGCAGTCGCCGCGGTTGGCGCTGCGTCCGGTGTGGGCGTGGCTGATGTAGCACTGCCCGCTGTAGGCGACGCACAGCGCGCCGTGGACGAAGAATTCGAGCACGGTCTCGGGCCGCAGGGCGGCGCGGATCGCGGCGATCTGCGCGAGGTCAAGCTCGCGCGCCAGCACGATCTGGGAGAGGCCCGCGTCCTGCAGGAAGCGGGCCTTCTCCGGTGTCCTGATGTCGCACTGGGTGCTGGCATGCAGCTGGATCGGCGGCAGGTCGAGCTCCAGCAGCCCCATGTCCTGGATGATCAGCGCATCGACGCCGGCCTCGTACAGCTGCCAGATCTGCCGGCGCGCAGGCTCCAGTTCGTCGTCGGCGAGGATGGTGTTGAGCGTCGCGAAAATGCGCGCGTTGAAGCGGTGCGCGTGCGCGACCAGCCGCGCGATGTCGGCGATGTCGTTGGCCGCCGCGGCGCGCGCGCCGAACGACGGCCCGCCGATGTACACCGCGTCGGCGCCGTGGTTGACGGCTTCGATGCCGATGTCGGCGTCGCGCGCGGGCGCGAGCAGTTCGAGATGATGGGGTTCCAAGGAAGGCGTTTCCGACCAGCAAAACGCCATTTTAGTCCGTTTACCGCATCGGGTCGCGGCTCGCCACCTGCAGGTAGGAATGCGCCCTGACTGCCTTGAATGCCAGATGCAGCGTGATGTCGTTGCTGACCAGCAAGGGGTACTTGCCCATGTTGAAATCCGAGCGCCGGATCGTGACCGTCGCCTGGGCGCCGCAGGCTTCGGCCTGCACCGCCGGATCCTGCATGCACTGGAACCGGCTGACGGCCAGGGTCACGGGCCGCGTCACGCCCTTGATCGTGAGATCCCCGGCCAGGCTCGAGCGGTCGCCGTTCAGGGTCATCTTCGTCGACCTGAACGTGATCACCGGGTAGTTGGCGGTGTCGAAGAAATCGGCCGCCTGCATCTGCGCATCCAGCAGCGGCTGGCCGGTGTTGACCGAGGTGGCGTCGATGGTGACCTCCGCCCGGCCCGATCCTTCGGCGCGGTCGAACACGACCGTTCCGCTGACCCGTTCGAAACGGTTCGTCTGCGTCGCGCCCCCGAGGTAGCGATAACTGAATTCCGAAGCCGTGCGGCTCCCGTCGATGACGTAGGTTTCTGGCGCGGCTTGGGCAGCGGCACACGCAAGCAGCGCGGTGGACATGACAAAACGCTTCATCCGATGCTCCTTTCGGCGAACACCCTGATTCATTCGTCTGGCCGCGGTGCGGCCTGGCCACCTCCTCCTTCCCGCTGGTCGTATTTTTTCCGGGAAGCAGGATCACGCGTTGCAACCGCCGTGCCGGCGGCGCAGTGCAAACAAAACCCTGTAAAAACATAGCGTTGCAATTGTCGTGCGGGCACGATGATTGCCTCTCCAGCGGGACGCGCTGATGGAAACCCGACACGCTGCGGAAAAACGGAACGCCCCCAGGTGGGGCAGACGCCCGCGGCCGCCTCCGGAGACGGGGGCAAACCGAGGCGAGGCGGGGCAGCCGGTCGGGGCCGGGATGGCCGCGCCGTGCTTGAAAGCCCTGCGGGCGCACGGCGGGTGCGCCCGCAGGGGTCAGGGCAGCCCGTCAGGCCGCCGGAATTCGGGCAGTCAGCCGCGCAGGCTCATGCGCTGCAGGAAAGGCTGGCGCTCGATGAAGTGATGCTTGAGCGCGCCGGCGACGTGGAGGACGACCAGAGCCAGCATCGTGTAGTTCAGCGCCTCGTGCAGCTCGCCCAGTTGCTCGCCCAGCGCCTTGTCCTTGCCGATCAGGTCGGGCAGCGGCAGCACGCCGAACCACACGGTCTGCACGCCTTTCGCCGAGCTCATCAGCCAGCCGGACACCGGGATCACGAGGATCAGCACATACAGCAGGCCGTGCGTGACGGCGCTCAGGCGACGCTCCCAGCCGGTGATGGCCGCGGGCAACGGCGGCGCCTCGTGCGTGAGCCGCCAGACCAGGCGCAGGGCGGCCAGCATCGCGACCGTGACGCCGATCCATTTGTGATAGCTGACGAGCTTGAGCTTGGTGGGCGACAGCGGCAGGTCGGCCATGTAGAGACCCAGCGGAAACGCCACGAAGATCAGCAGGGCCACCAGCCAGTGCAGGACGATGGCGGGGGTCGAGTAGCGCGGGACAGCAGTCATGTCGTCTGGTTTCCTTTTCGATTGGCGTGTCACGGGATGGCAGCCCGGCGCATCCGCCGGGCGCGCAAGAAGCGACGCGGCCATCATACCCGGGCTCGCCCGCGCCCCGCGCCACACCCCCGGATTGTTCGGCGCGGAAGGCCGCTCAGGGCTCGCCCCAGCGCGCGGCCGCCGCATCGTCGCTGGCCCGCGCCTCCACCCAGCGCTCGCCCTGCGGCGTTTCTTCCTTCTTCCAGAACGGGGCGCGCGTCTTCAGCGCGTCCATCAGGTACTCGCACGCGGCAAAGGCGTCGCCGCGATGGCTGCTCGCCACGGCCACCAGCACGATGGGATCGCCCGGCAGCAGCCGCCCCACGCGGTGGATCAGCGTCACGTCGAGCAGCGCCCAGCGCGCGCGCGCCTCGTCGAGCAGCGCGTTCAGCGCCTTCTCGGTCATCCCGGGATAATGCTCGAGCGTCATCGCGGTGACGCCGGCCCCGTCGTTCATGTCGCGCGCCAGGCCGACGAAGCTGGCGATGGCGCCAATGTCGGTACGACCTTGCCGCATCGCGTCGACCTCGGCGCCGAGGTCGAAAACCGCCGTCTGGACACGGATCTTCATCGCGTCAGCCTCCGGTCACCGGCGGGAAGATCGCGACCTCGGCGTGGTCGGGCACGGCGGCGTCGAGGGCGACGAGATCCTGATTCACCGCGACGCGGAACGGCCGACCCGTTCCGAGTTCCTCCTCCCAGACACCGCCGCGCGCGCGCAGCGCGGCGACCAGGTCCGCAACCGTGCGTCCGGACCAGTCGAGCGTCTCCTCCGCGAGACCGAGGCGCTCGCGCAGGCGGGCGAAATACAGGACGCGCAGGCTCATGCCAGCAGCTCCGCGAAGGGAATGAAGCGTACCCAGTCGCCGGGGCGCACCGTGCCGCCGATCTCGACGTCGACGAGGCCGTCTGCCCAGGCGCACGAAGTCAGCACGCCCGAGCTCTGGTTCGGAAACAGCGCCAGCCTGCCGTTCGGCTGCAGCCGCGCGCGCAGGAACTCGCGCCGCGTGCCCGGCTTCGGCCATGCAAAGTCCGCCTGCGCGGCGAATGCACGGTACAGCACGTCCGCCGCGCCCATGCGCTTCAGCAGGAAGGGGCGCACGAACAGGCCGAAGGTGACGAAGGCCGACACGGGATTGCCGGGCAGGCCGATGAAGTCCGTGTCGCCGACGCGCCCGTAGACCAGCGGCTTGCCCGGCTTCATGGCGACCTTCCACATTTCCACGCGGCCGAGCTTTTCCACCGCCGCCTTGACGTAGTCGGCCTCGCCGACCGAGACGCCGCCGCTGGTGATGACCACGTCGGCGACGCTGGCCGCGCCCTCGAGCGCCGCTTCGGTCGCCTCCAGCGTGTCCGGCACGATGCCGAGGTCGATCAGTTCGCAGCCGAGCGCGTTGACGAGGCCGGTCAGCGTATAGCGGTTGGAGTTGTAGATCTGTCCCGGCTGCAGCGGCGTTCCCGGCGTCACCAGCTCGTCCCCGGTGAAGAAGCACGCGACCTTGAGCCTGCGGAACACCGGCAGCTCGGCCAGGCCGACCGAGGCCGCAAGGCCCATCTCGGCGGCGCCGAGGCGCGTTCCGGCCGCGAGAACCTGCGTGCCCCGCTCGATGTCTTCGCCGGCGCGGCGGATGTTCTCGCCGGGATGCGGCTGGGCGTGGATGACCACCCCGTCGTCCGCTTCTGCGCAATATTCCTGCATCAGTACCGCATCGGCCCCCGGGGGAACGGGGGCACCGGTGAAGATGCGCGCCGCCGTGCCCGCGGCGAGCGGCTCGCCGACGGCGCCGGCGAGAATGCGCTGCGAGACCGGCAGCCGGACGCCGGCCGCGGGCACGTCGGCGACGCGCACGGCGTAGCCGTCCATCGCGCTGTTGTCCGCCGGCGGCACGGTGATCGCGGACGTCTGCGGCGCGGCGAGGACGCGGCCCAGCGCCTGCGCGACCGGCACGTTCTCGGTGGCGGTCACGCCGTGTGCACGTTCGAGCAGGGCGTCAAGCAGTTCGGTGGCTGTAAGCATGTTCGAGGATGAAATCGCTGAGTGGGGAAATCGCATCGAGGTCGATGCGCGGAAAACCGTCGGGCGGCGGGACGTCGGACGCCACCGCCAGGATGTGCGGATCGCCGGGATACAGCCAGGGCTTGCCGGTCGCGGCGCGGTGCACCTCGAGCCTGGGGATCGGCTCGCGCTTGTAGCCCTCGACCAGCACCAGATCGCACGGCGGCAGCTGGGCCAGCAGCGCGTCCAGCCGCGGTGGCGTGTCACGATGCTCGGTCAGCACTGCGGTCCGGTGATCCGAGGCCAGCAGCACGGCCGCCGCGCCGGCCTCGCGCGCGCGCCAGCTGTCCTTGCCGGGGCGATCGATGTCGAAGTCGTGGTGGGTGTGCTTGATCACCGCGACGCTGAGGCCGCACGCGCGAAGTTGCGGCAGCACGCGCTCGATCAGCGTCGTCTTGCCGCTGCCGCTGTAGCCGGCGATCCCGAACACCCTCATGTCTGCATTGCCAGTTCGACCGAATGTGGTTATATTTTTTCATATATAACTCGTTCCTGCCAAGCGCCATCATGAACGCAGCCGTACCGTCCGCCTCGCATGGCCTGGTCGACCAGTTCGGCCGCCGCATCGACTACGTGCGGCTGTCGGTGACCGACCGCTGCGACCTGCGCTGCAGCTACTGCATGCCGGAAGGCTTCAAGGGTTTCGAGGAACCCGCGCACTGGCTCGACTTCGACGAAATCGAGCGGCTGATCGGCGCTTTCGCGCGCCTGGGCGTGCGCCGCGTCCGCCTCACCGGCGGCGAGCCGCTGCTGCGGCGCAACATTGCGGAACTGGCCGCGCGCATCGCCGCCCTGCCCGGCATCGAGGATCTCTCGCTCTCGACCAACGCCACCCAGCTCGACCGCCACGCGCATGCGCTGAAGGCCGCCGGCGTGACACGGCTCAATGTCAGCCTCGATTCGCTGCAGCAGGCACGCGTGGAGCGCATCAATGGCCGCGACGTGCTGGCCAAGGTCATGGCCGGGCTGGCCGCCGCCGAGGGCGCCGGCTTCGCGCCGATCAAGCTGAACATGGTCGCGCTCGCCGGCACCAACGACGACGAGATCGACGAAATGGTCGCCTTCTGCATGGCGCGCGGCTTCGTCCTGCGCCTGATCGAGACAATGCCGATGGGCGACACCGGCCGCAACGCCGAATACCTCGACCTGCAGCCGGTGAAGGAACGCCTGCGCGCGCAGTTCGGGCTGGTCGAAACGACCCTGCCCGGCGCCGGCCCCGCGCGCTACCTCGGCACGCCCGACGGCCGCTTCAACGTCGGCTTCATCACCCCGATCTCGCAGCATTTCTGCGCCACCTGCAACCGCGTGCGGGTAGCGGTCGACGGCACGGCGTACATGTGCCTCGGACAGGACGAGCGGTTCGAATTCCGCCCGCTGCTGCGCAGCGGCTGCAGCGACGCCGAACTCGACGCCGCGATCCTCGATGCGATCAACCTCAAGCCCGAGCGTCACGAGTTCCGCGAAGCGCCGGCCAAGATCCTGCGCTTCATGTCGATGACCGGCGGCTGAGCCGCTATGCGCCGACGGTGCGGAAACCCGCGAACGGGTCGCGCCGGTCGGGCAGGTAGAAATTGCGGAAGCCCGGGCGCCGCAGCGCCGCATCGGTCACCGGCCCACCGCCGCGCAGCTCACCATGGGTGTGGAACCACGGCTGCGAATAGTCGCGGTACGGGTCGGGACTGAAGCCCGGATAGGGCGCGAACGGCTCGCGCAGCCACTCCCACGCCATGCCCCAGCGGAAATCCGGGTGCCCCGCGGCGCGCAGCCACTCCCCCGCCGCCGGCAGGCGCCGGCCCTGCCATGCCGCGTAGGCCTCGGCCTCGTGGCGATTCACGTGCAGCATCGGAAGGCTTGCGTCGAGCGCATCCCAGCGGTCGAAGCGGCGCACCTGCCAGCCGCCGGCGTGCGGCCTCCAGTAGAGCGGATGCCCGGCCGCGGCGGCACATCGCCAGGCCCAGCCCTCCTCGCTCCACAGCGCGCGCGCCGCGTAGGCGCCGGCCTCGACGAACGCCCCAAAATCAGTCTCGGTGACCGGCCGCGCGTCGATGTCGAACGCGGCGACCGGCACCATATGGCGCCATTTCTCGTTGTCGAAGATAAAGCCGGCGTCGGCGCCGCTGCCGAGCGCGACCGCGCCATCCGCGAATGCCAGCCGCTGCGCGGCCCCCGCGACGCGCGGGCACGGCGCCGCCGGCACCGGGTAGCCCAGATTCTGGAACGCCATCCACCACGCCTCGATGTGCATCAGCTCGTGATACAGGCTCAGCTCGGCGAAATACGCGGCAGCGTTGTCGAACGCCCCATGCAGCCGCGCGGCCACGGCGTCGGCGACCTGCCCGGCGTAGGCGTCGACCTCGGCGGGTGCCAGCAGCGGCAGGTCCCAGCGGGTGTCGTGCGGCACGGCGGAGGAATCGTAGAGGCGGTCGGATTCGGCGACGAAGCTCGGCGTGCGGCTGCCGTCGGTGCGCTCGCGCAGGCACCAGCGCTCCTGGAACCAGACGATGTGGCCGTATTCCCACAGCGGCGGGTTCAGATGCGCCGCGCGCGGCCCGAGCCAGCCGCCCTCGGGCAGGCAGTCGATCAGCGCGCGCAGGCGGCCGCGC
Encoded proteins:
- a CDS encoding DUF599 domain-containing protein, yielding MELLTEFETDVVAFIISAACVALYYVFLNMKVRDNPTYSIHGVNALARRLWVEHIMRSNSAKDIMAVQTLRNFIMAPSLMASTAGLLIIGTLTLSGQAENISHSWHVLSIGGSHATQLWILKVMLLLVDFIVAFFAFAMSVRLANHVLFMVNVPEHGTHHALSPRAVAHRLNRAGNMFAIGMRAFFFAIPLVFWLFGPYFLLISSIGLVLALHRLDRSECEEVRMSGGEPAAAAQGAPVLSMHAKHAK
- a CDS encoding peptidase U32 family protein — its product is MAFCWSETPSLEPHHLELLAPARDADIGIEAVNHGADAVYIGGPSFGARAAAANDIADIARLVAHAHRFNARIFATLNTILADDELEPARRQIWQLYEAGVDALIIQDMGLLELDLPPIQLHASTQCDIRTPEKARFLQDAGLSQIVLARELDLAQIAAIRAALRPETVLEFFVHGALCVAYSGQCYISHAHTGRSANRGDCSQACRLPYQVTDLEGRIVAHDKHVLSMKDNNQSANLEALVDAGIRSFKIEGRYKDMGYVKNITAHYRRLLDGLIERRPEFARSSSGRTTFAFTPDPNQNFNREFTDYFVGGRKIDIGAFDTPKNPGLPIGHVTRLGDKWVELETDSPEAALNNGDGLCYYTLQKELAGLAINRAERTGEGRWRVFPRDPLASFKDLRVGTQVNRNRDMAWLRMLEKPSAERRIGVWLRLAETADGFALTLTDADGVSATVTAAHGKEAAKDAARAEATLRDHLGKLGTTVFEAMDIGLDLAQPWFLPASFVNALRRDAVAALETARARAYARPPRAQPVDPPAAYPEDSLSYLANVYNHRARDFYAKHGVKMIAAAYESHEETGEASLMITKHCVRYSLSLCPKQAKGVTGVQGTVRAAPLALVNGSEKLTLRFDCKRCEMHVMGKLKPAVAKSGVPLTFYRTRP
- a CDS encoding YceI family protein, whose product is MKRFVMSTALLACAAAQAAPETYVIDGSRTASEFSYRYLGGATQTNRFERVSGTVVFDRAEGSGRAEVTIDATSVNTGQPLLDAQMQAADFFDTANYPVITFRSTKMTLNGDRSSLAGDLTIKGVTRPVTLAVSRFQCMQDPAVQAEACGAQATVTIRRSDFNMGKYPLLVSNDITLHLAFKAVRAHSYLQVASRDPMR
- a CDS encoding cytochrome b; the protein is MTAVPRYSTPAIVLHWLVALLIFVAFPLGLYMADLPLSPTKLKLVSYHKWIGVTVAMLAALRLVWRLTHEAPPLPAAITGWERRLSAVTHGLLYVLILVIPVSGWLMSSAKGVQTVWFGVLPLPDLIGKDKALGEQLGELHEALNYTMLALVVLHVAGALKHHFIERQPFLQRMSLRG
- the moaE gene encoding molybdopterin synthase catalytic subunit MoaE, with protein sequence MKIRVQTAVFDLGAEVDAMRQGRTDIGAIASFVGLARDMNDGAGVTAMTLEHYPGMTEKALNALLDEARARWALLDVTLIHRVGRLLPGDPIVLVAVASSHRGDAFAACEYLMDALKTRAPFWKKEETPQGERWVEARASDDAAAARWGEP
- the moaD gene encoding molybdopterin converting factor subunit 1; the protein is MSLRVLYFARLRERLGLAEETLDWSGRTVADLVAALRARGGVWEEELGTGRPFRVAVNQDLVALDAAVPDHAEVAIFPPVTGG
- a CDS encoding molybdopterin molybdotransferase MoeA, which translates into the protein MLTATELLDALLERAHGVTATENVPVAQALGRVLAAPQTSAITVPPADNSAMDGYAVRVADVPAAGVRLPVSQRILAGAVGEPLAAGTAARIFTGAPVPPGADAVLMQEYCAEADDGVVIHAQPHPGENIRRAGEDIERGTQVLAAGTRLGAAEMGLAASVGLAELPVFRRLKVACFFTGDELVTPGTPLQPGQIYNSNRYTLTGLVNALGCELIDLGIVPDTLEATEAALEGAASVADVVITSGGVSVGEADYVKAAVEKLGRVEMWKVAMKPGKPLVYGRVGDTDFIGLPGNPVSAFVTFGLFVRPFLLKRMGAADVLYRAFAAQADFAWPKPGTRREFLRARLQPNGRLALFPNQSSGVLTSCAWADGLVDVEIGGTVRPGDWVRFIPFAELLA
- the mobB gene encoding molybdopterin-guanine dinucleotide biosynthesis protein B, which produces MRVFGIAGYSGSGKTTLIERVLPQLRACGLSVAVIKHTHHDFDIDRPGKDSWRAREAGAAAVLLASDHRTAVLTEHRDTPPRLDALLAQLPPCDLVLVEGYKREPIPRLEVHRAATGKPWLYPGDPHILAVASDVPPPDGFPRIDLDAISPLSDFILEHAYSHRTA
- the moaA gene encoding GTP 3',8-cyclase MoaA — its product is MNAAVPSASHGLVDQFGRRIDYVRLSVTDRCDLRCSYCMPEGFKGFEEPAHWLDFDEIERLIGAFARLGVRRVRLTGGEPLLRRNIAELAARIAALPGIEDLSLSTNATQLDRHAHALKAAGVTRLNVSLDSLQQARVERINGRDVLAKVMAGLAAAEGAGFAPIKLNMVALAGTNDDEIDEMVAFCMARGFVLRLIETMPMGDTGRNAEYLDLQPVKERLRAQFGLVETTLPGAGPARYLGTPDGRFNVGFITPISQHFCATCNRVRVAVDGTAYMCLGQDERFEFRPLLRSGCSDAELDAAILDAINLKPERHEFREAPAKILRFMSMTGG
- the senA gene encoding selenoneine synthase SenA yields the protein MNPDRPISACTADQLLARLGEARGRLRALIDCLPEGGWLGPRAAHLNPPLWEYGHIVWFQERWCLRERTDGSRTPSFVAESDRLYDSSAVPHDTRWDLPLLAPAEVDAYAGQVADAVAARLHGAFDNAAAYFAELSLYHELMHIEAWWMAFQNLGYPVPAAPCPRVAGAAQRLAFADGAVALGSGADAGFIFDNEKWRHMVPVAAFDIDARPVTETDFGAFVEAGAYAARALWSEEGWAWRCAAAAGHPLYWRPHAGGWQVRRFDRWDALDASLPMLHVNRHEAEAYAAWQGRRLPAAGEWLRAAGHPDFRWGMAWEWLREPFAPYPGFSPDPYRDYSQPWFHTHGELRGGGPVTDAALRRPGFRNFYLPDRRDPFAGFRTVGA